In Acidimicrobiia bacterium, the following are encoded in one genomic region:
- a CDS encoding alcohol dehydrogenase catalytic domain-containing protein, with protein MRGLLFRRTRTIEYRDDIPDPSIELPTDAVIAVTRAGLCGSDLHAYEGREAARPGVVPGHEAVGEIVSVGDLVARFAPGDRVLVPFTTSCGECSPCKGGLAARCEKGQLFGWGDPVEAAAPALQGGQASMLRVPLADGTLVRIPGGTTDPQATLLTDNLPTGWFAAERSDPTAGEAALVVGLGSVGLSAVVSLRAMGVDPVLAVDPVEDRLNRAAALGATPVSPDDPDLPASLNSVVEAAGTSSAQAFAFRSVRPGGTLSVIAVQTDDHFPFTPIEAYDRNVTVRFGRAPARSVLTRLLPLIQEGKLRIPDESIVTHPTVPLAEGPEFYRRFAAREPGLVKALFIP; from the coding sequence ATGCGCGGTCTGCTTTTCCGGAGAACAAGGACGATCGAATACCGGGACGACATCCCGGACCCAAGCATCGAACTCCCAACCGACGCGGTCATAGCCGTTACAAGGGCCGGGTTGTGCGGATCGGACCTCCACGCCTACGAGGGCCGGGAGGCGGCGCGCCCCGGCGTCGTACCGGGCCACGAGGCGGTCGGTGAGATCGTCTCGGTCGGGGACCTGGTAGCGCGATTCGCGCCGGGTGACCGGGTCCTGGTCCCTTTCACGACCAGTTGCGGCGAATGCTCGCCGTGCAAGGGCGGCCTTGCCGCCCGCTGTGAGAAAGGACAGTTGTTCGGCTGGGGCGATCCGGTCGAGGCGGCTGCTCCTGCCCTCCAGGGCGGGCAGGCGTCGATGCTGCGCGTTCCGCTGGCCGACGGCACCCTCGTGCGGATCCCCGGAGGGACGACCGACCCCCAGGCGACGCTTCTCACGGACAACCTGCCGACCGGTTGGTTCGCCGCCGAGCGGTCCGACCCAACGGCGGGCGAAGCCGCGCTGGTCGTGGGGCTGGGCTCGGTGGGGCTCTCCGCCGTCGTCTCACTCCGGGCGATGGGAGTCGACCCGGTCTTGGCGGTCGACCCCGTCGAGGACAGGCTCAACCGAGCAGCCGCTCTGGGTGCGACCCCGGTGAGCCCGGACGACCCTGACTTGCCGGCCAGCCTGAACTCGGTTGTCGAGGCAGCCGGCACATCGTCTGCTCAGGCGTTCGCCTTCAGGTCGGTGCGGCCGGGGGGAACCCTGTCGGTGATCGCCGTGCAGACGGACGACCACTTCCCGTTCACCCCGATCGAGGCATACGACCGAAACGTGACGGTCCGTTTCGGAAGAGCCCCGGCGCGGTCCGTCCTCACCCGCCTCCTACCCCTAATCCAAGAGGGGAAACTCAGAATCCCGGATGAATCCATCGTGACCCACCCCACTGTGCCGTTGGCCGAGGGTCCGGAGTTCTACAGACGTTTCGCCGCCAGAGAGCCGGGTCTCGTGAAAGCCCTCTTCATACCCTGA
- the typA gene encoding translational GTPase TypA produces the protein MSVAPFRNVALIAHVDHGKTTLVDAMLRAAGVFADHEALVDRVMDSDDQERERGITILAKAASIEWKGVRINLVDTPGHADFGGEVERALALVDGVLLLVDAAEGPMPQTRYVLSKALAAHLPAVVVINKVDRADARIGEVADEVYQLFFDLDADDHHIEFPIISSIARFGRATVGVGMPSENDDLSPLLDAIVDSIPGAAGDPDAPLQALVTSLDASDYLGRLAIGRVMQGTLRAGDQVVLCHSSEEEPPLKRKLSHLMGFVGLNRVEVSERTAGDLFVVAGFPEVEIGDTLADADNPQPLPRLVVDEPVLRMTFGVNTSPIAGKDGTLLTSRQIRERLEKEVLGNVSIRIGPTASPEIIEVAGRGELQLAVLIESMRREGFELQVSRPEVILREIDGKPHEPLERAVIDVPDEHVGTVTQAAAPRKGTVTDMRPGDRGRTIITLTAPSRGLLGFRSLLMTATRGTALVHQHHDGWMPWAGELPQRSGGAIVSDRRGTSTGFALDNLQKRGDLFIGPGEDVYEGMIIGENSRPAEMPANPAKAKQLTNVRASGADDAIKLKPPRRHTLETAIEWISEDELVEVTPKEIRVRKRHLTESDRKLAAKRR, from the coding sequence ATGTCCGTCGCTCCCTTTCGCAACGTCGCGTTGATCGCGCACGTCGACCATGGCAAGACCACTCTGGTGGATGCCATGTTGCGCGCCGCCGGGGTGTTTGCCGACCACGAGGCTTTGGTCGATCGAGTCATGGACTCCGACGATCAGGAGCGCGAACGGGGGATAACGATCCTCGCCAAGGCCGCTTCCATCGAGTGGAAGGGGGTTCGCATCAACCTCGTCGACACTCCCGGTCACGCCGACTTCGGTGGCGAGGTCGAGCGTGCCCTGGCTCTCGTCGATGGGGTCTTGCTGCTCGTCGATGCTGCCGAGGGGCCGATGCCGCAGACCAGGTACGTGCTGTCGAAAGCCCTCGCCGCCCATCTGCCTGCAGTCGTCGTGATCAACAAGGTCGACCGCGCAGACGCGCGGATCGGTGAGGTTGCGGATGAGGTCTACCAACTCTTCTTCGACCTCGATGCGGACGATCACCACATCGAGTTCCCGATCATCTCGTCCATAGCCCGGTTCGGCAGAGCAACTGTGGGCGTGGGCATGCCAAGTGAGAACGACGACCTGTCGCCGCTTCTCGACGCCATAGTGGATTCGATTCCCGGGGCGGCCGGTGACCCGGATGCGCCGTTGCAGGCGCTCGTCACCAGCCTCGATGCGTCCGATTACCTGGGCCGTTTGGCCATCGGCCGCGTCATGCAGGGGACCTTGAGGGCCGGAGACCAGGTGGTTCTGTGTCATTCCAGCGAAGAGGAACCCCCACTCAAACGCAAGCTCTCCCACCTCATGGGTTTCGTCGGCCTGAACCGGGTTGAAGTCTCGGAACGTACCGCCGGCGACCTCTTCGTGGTCGCCGGGTTCCCGGAGGTGGAGATCGGAGACACACTGGCGGATGCAGACAATCCGCAGCCTCTGCCCCGGCTGGTCGTAGACGAGCCCGTCCTGCGGATGACCTTTGGAGTCAATACTTCGCCGATTGCGGGCAAGGACGGCACCCTCCTCACCTCGCGCCAGATCAGGGAGCGATTGGAGAAGGAGGTGCTCGGCAACGTCTCGATTCGTATCGGGCCCACTGCTTCACCGGAGATCATCGAAGTCGCCGGCCGCGGGGAACTGCAACTCGCCGTTCTGATCGAGTCGATGCGACGGGAGGGCTTCGAGCTGCAGGTGAGCCGTCCGGAGGTGATATTGCGGGAGATCGACGGCAAGCCCCATGAACCTCTGGAGCGAGCGGTCATCGATGTGCCCGATGAGCACGTCGGTACTGTTACCCAGGCGGCCGCACCCCGGAAGGGGACGGTGACGGACATGCGCCCCGGGGATCGTGGAAGGACCATTATCACGTTGACCGCGCCGTCGCGCGGTCTCCTCGGCTTTCGGTCTTTGCTCATGACGGCGACCCGCGGAACCGCTCTGGTGCACCAGCACCACGACGGGTGGATGCCGTGGGCCGGGGAACTGCCTCAGCGGTCGGGCGGCGCGATTGTTTCGGACAGGCGCGGCACATCGACGGGATTCGCTCTCGACAACCTCCAGAAACGTGGGGACCTCTTCATAGGTCCCGGCGAGGACGTCTACGAGGGCATGATCATCGGCGAGAACTCGAGACCGGCAGAAATGCCCGCCAACCCGGCGAAGGCCAAGCAGCTGACCAATGTGCGCGCCTCGGGCGCCGACGATGCGATCAAGCTGAAGCCGCCGAGACGGCACACCCTCGAGACGGCCATCGAGTGGATATCCGAGGATGAACTCGTCGAGGTCACACCCAAAGAGATCCGGGTGCGAAAACGCCACCTCACCGAGAGCGACCGCAAACTCGCCGCCAAGCGCCGCTGA
- a CDS encoding MFS transporter, which yields MFGPIRSLYSIRSDAPRAVLAGLAAVTLMFGSTPFLIPEIADRFDVSDGIAGGISVVQVGAFALVNVLAPRLAAPSGKVLRWSTWAFLGLNLASVLAGAFWLLISLRFLAGAAAGVITWIAWADAMRRPRALTAVSALGPVVAMVGAPLVSSIASWGDQAVYGMLTLVSIPGALARLETGGDVKRRQAVSRSRSNRVLLASMFLLTFFGSSLFVYASVAARATLGMSAVATSWAFSLNAASGLAGARLAARHRRPGWWLASAGPAVALTIAGGHAVWFFVGMAWWGFAFWMGLPGVLQMLAARSLAADERAGDAQGLMALGRSLGPLLGGAFTDADAFRSLAVLAGAGVTVSGLTVIAIQEGRDRLPPSDPRITPG from the coding sequence ATGTTCGGCCCGATCCGCTCCCTCTACTCAATCCGCTCCGATGCGCCCCGGGCCGTGCTTGCAGGGTTGGCAGCCGTGACGCTCATGTTCGGCTCGACACCGTTCTTGATTCCGGAGATTGCCGACCGGTTCGACGTTTCCGACGGGATCGCCGGTGGAATCTCGGTTGTCCAGGTCGGCGCTTTCGCCCTGGTGAACGTTCTCGCGCCGAGGCTCGCCGCCCCTTCGGGGAAGGTCCTCCGGTGGAGTACCTGGGCGTTCCTCGGCCTCAACCTTGCGAGTGTTCTCGCCGGAGCGTTCTGGCTGTTGATCTCTCTGCGATTCCTCGCCGGAGCGGCTGCCGGTGTGATCACCTGGATTGCCTGGGCCGATGCAATGCGACGGCCGCGCGCTCTGACGGCGGTCTCGGCGTTGGGACCCGTGGTTGCGATGGTCGGTGCTCCGCTCGTCTCATCGATTGCGTCCTGGGGCGATCAGGCGGTGTATGGGATGCTGACGCTGGTATCGATTCCAGGGGCGTTGGCCCGGCTCGAGACCGGCGGCGACGTGAAGCGAAGGCAGGCTGTGAGCCGATCGCGTTCGAATCGGGTGCTGCTGGCCTCGATGTTTCTCTTGACGTTCTTCGGTTCGAGTCTGTTCGTCTATGCGTCCGTCGCGGCAAGGGCGACCCTGGGAATGAGCGCAGTGGCCACATCCTGGGCTTTTTCGCTCAATGCGGCTTCCGGTCTGGCCGGAGCCCGTCTGGCGGCCAGGCACCGCCGTCCGGGGTGGTGGTTGGCGAGCGCCGGGCCGGCGGTGGCTTTGACGATTGCCGGTGGTCACGCCGTGTGGTTCTTCGTCGGAATGGCATGGTGGGGTTTCGCCTTCTGGATGGGCCTGCCCGGCGTTCTCCAGATGCTGGCCGCCAGGTCCCTCGCCGCCGATGAGAGGGCGGGTGACGCACAGGGTCTGATGGCTCTCGGCCGCTCGCTGGGCCCCCTGCTGGGGGGAGCGTTCACCGATGCCGATGCGTTCAGGTCGCTGGCGGTCCTCGCCGGGGCCGGTGTGACTGTGTCCGGACTGACGGTAATTGCGATTCAGGAAGGCCGGGACCGCCTGCCACCCTCCGACCCCAGGATCACGCCGGGCTAG
- a CDS encoding DEAD/DEAH box helicase produces MNREQEHLTTTTTFAQLGVPRDLIEVLDDQGITSPFPIQALSIPDALDGRDICGRAKTGSGKTLAFGLPIVERLHKAPPRRPIALVLVPTRELCVQVSEALEPLCRARGFTLLSVYGGVSMKHQIDTLAEGVEVVVATPGRLLDLADRRALSIEQVEMVVIDEADQMADMGFLPQVRYAMRQIKGKHQTFLFSATLDGPVGNLISSYTDDPVFHEVTSDSVTVETSEHRFLEVHHMDKAKVAARIAQNADRMLVFVRTKRACDQVARDLRALDTHARPIHGDLPQPKRERTLAEFASGKSPVLVATNVAARGLHIEGVDIVLHYDPPEDSRTYVHRSGRTARAGEEGLVVTMVEWDQIAMVKRIQEEAGLVQPIVKMFSNDDRLDDLTALKPPRREEPPAPVTPRRSGRRRRKQRLL; encoded by the coding sequence TTGAACCGCGAACAAGAACACCTAACCACCACCACCACCTTCGCTCAGCTCGGCGTGCCCCGGGACCTGATCGAAGTACTCGACGACCAGGGCATCACTTCGCCTTTCCCCATTCAAGCCCTGTCGATTCCCGATGCGTTGGACGGCCGCGACATCTGCGGCCGGGCGAAAACGGGCTCCGGGAAGACCCTCGCCTTCGGGCTGCCCATCGTCGAACGCCTGCACAAAGCACCCCCTCGCCGACCGATCGCGCTTGTCTTGGTGCCGACGCGGGAGCTCTGTGTACAGGTGAGCGAAGCACTCGAGCCGCTGTGCCGCGCCCGCGGGTTCACACTCCTCTCCGTCTACGGCGGAGTCTCGATGAAACACCAGATCGACACTCTCGCCGAGGGCGTGGAGGTTGTCGTCGCCACTCCCGGCCGGCTCCTCGATCTCGCAGATCGCAGAGCGCTCTCGATCGAGCAGGTGGAGATGGTCGTGATCGACGAGGCCGACCAGATGGCCGACATGGGTTTCCTCCCCCAGGTTCGATACGCGATGCGACAGATCAAGGGCAAACACCAGACTTTCCTCTTCTCAGCAACCCTCGACGGCCCGGTGGGCAATCTGATTTCCAGCTACACCGATGACCCCGTATTCCACGAAGTGACCTCAGACTCGGTCACAGTCGAAACGTCGGAACACCGCTTCCTCGAGGTGCATCACATGGACAAGGCGAAGGTGGCGGCCAGGATCGCTCAGAACGCCGATCGCATGCTGGTGTTCGTGCGAACGAAGCGTGCCTGCGATCAGGTTGCGAGAGATCTGCGCGCCCTGGACACCCATGCCCGTCCCATTCATGGAGACCTACCGCAACCGAAGCGTGAACGGACGCTGGCCGAGTTCGCCAGCGGCAAGAGCCCGGTTCTCGTCGCCACGAACGTGGCCGCCCGCGGACTTCACATCGAGGGAGTCGACATCGTCCTCCACTACGACCCGCCGGAGGACTCACGCACGTACGTCCACCGGTCGGGGCGGACCGCCCGGGCGGGCGAGGAAGGTCTCGTGGTCACAATGGTCGAATGGGACCAGATCGCCATGGTGAAACGAATTCAAGAAGAAGCGGGCCTCGTCCAACCCATAGTCAAGATGTTCTCCAACGACGACCGCCTCGACGACCTGACGGCGTTGAAGCCGCCCCGCCGGGAAGAACCCCCGGCCCCCGTGACTCCCAGGCGGAGCGGGAGGCGCCGACGCAAACAGCGTCTGCTGTAG
- the hrpB gene encoding ATP-dependent helicase HrpB has protein sequence MLPDTNLPVEASMPPLRSALAAHGQAVLVAPPGSGKTTVVPLRLLDEQWLAGRKILVLEPRRLATRAAAGRMAFLLGEEAGETVGYVTRTDRRIGPGTLIEVVTEGVLTRRLQRDPELSGVGMVVFDEFHERNLQTDLGLALTLDARRVFRPDLRLLVMSATIDSDRIAGLLGRDEAAPVIRSEARSHPVDIRWEPRPRRTWLEPHVAAVVGQALRSEAGDILVFLPGMGEINRVARLLAEGGSDVEVHRLHGSLSVEEQDAALMPSLRRKVVLSTDIAETSLTVEGVTIVIDGGSARAPRFDSRTGMTRLKTIPISKASADQRAGRAGRTQPGVAYRLWSKVEHGPRKAHIEPEITQVDLAGLALELAAWGTADPAELEFLDRPPVRAFTEGRRLLELLGAVDAAGRLTNSGRLMANLPLHPRLARMVVDSGEDQSLACYLAAAVDDRDILRGSPEEIPADIAVRIELAVGSTVSHPNLDRRALERLRRNADDLARRAGIHMSEADPDHCGRVLALAFPDRLAVQRGSPGRFQLRTGTSAWIAPSDSLASERFVVAADLDGKRKDARIRLAAPVDGDDLVDVYSHEVEERREFMWTEDRLMQRRTVRLGGMVLEESEQRAMPGPDATAAVLARLRDRNLEDLPWTDAAQGLRDRVAFLRGSEGDHWPDWSTAALAETLEEWLLPYIGLPTGFDRFYRLDLASILRGTLGYPLAGEIDQLAPKEIALPSGRKARVDYADGAPRVAVRVQEMFGSSATPMVGRRPVILELLSPAGRPLQITTDLGGFWAGSWSEVRKEMAGRYPKHDWPQDPANATPKR, from the coding sequence GTGCTCCCCGATACCAACCTTCCCGTCGAAGCGTCGATGCCGCCCCTTCGCTCTGCTCTGGCCGCCCATGGGCAGGCGGTGCTCGTCGCCCCGCCGGGTTCGGGCAAGACGACCGTCGTGCCGCTTCGCCTCCTCGACGAACAGTGGCTGGCGGGTCGGAAGATTCTCGTTCTCGAACCGCGACGACTGGCCACCCGCGCCGCAGCCGGGCGGATGGCCTTTCTGCTCGGAGAGGAAGCCGGTGAGACGGTCGGTTATGTGACCCGGACCGACCGGCGGATCGGGCCGGGGACGCTCATCGAGGTCGTAACCGAGGGAGTCCTGACGAGAAGGCTGCAGCGCGATCCTGAGCTTTCCGGTGTGGGGATGGTCGTGTTCGATGAGTTCCACGAGAGGAACCTCCAAACAGACCTGGGCCTGGCTCTGACCCTGGATGCCCGGCGAGTGTTCCGGCCCGACCTTCGCTTGCTGGTCATGTCCGCCACGATCGACTCCGATCGAATCGCCGGCTTGCTCGGCCGGGACGAAGCGGCCCCCGTGATCCGCAGCGAGGCGCGTTCCCATCCGGTCGACATCCGCTGGGAGCCGCGGCCGCGTCGGACCTGGCTCGAGCCGCACGTCGCCGCCGTGGTCGGTCAGGCTCTGCGCTCCGAGGCGGGGGACATCCTGGTATTCCTGCCGGGAATGGGCGAGATAAACCGTGTGGCGCGGCTTCTGGCTGAAGGCGGATCAGATGTCGAGGTCCACCGGCTGCACGGCTCGCTTTCGGTCGAGGAGCAGGACGCCGCGCTCATGCCCTCGCTGCGGAGGAAGGTCGTTCTGTCGACAGACATCGCCGAGACGAGCCTGACCGTCGAAGGGGTGACGATCGTGATCGACGGTGGGTCGGCGCGGGCGCCCCGGTTCGACTCGAGAACCGGTATGACCCGGTTGAAGACGATTCCAATCTCCAAAGCATCCGCCGATCAGCGGGCCGGCCGGGCCGGCCGGACGCAGCCCGGTGTCGCCTATCGCCTGTGGTCCAAAGTCGAGCACGGGCCGCGTAAGGCCCACATCGAGCCCGAGATCACGCAGGTAGATCTCGCCGGGCTCGCCCTCGAACTCGCCGCCTGGGGTACTGCCGATCCGGCGGAACTCGAGTTCCTCGATCGGCCCCCGGTACGAGCGTTCACGGAAGGCAGGCGGTTGCTCGAGTTGCTCGGTGCCGTCGACGCCGCCGGGAGATTGACCAACTCGGGCCGCCTGATGGCCAACCTGCCGCTGCACCCGCGCCTCGCCCGAATGGTGGTGGACTCCGGTGAGGACCAGTCCCTGGCCTGTTACCTGGCGGCTGCAGTGGACGATCGAGACATCTTGCGCGGGTCGCCCGAGGAGATACCGGCCGACATCGCGGTTCGTATCGAGCTGGCCGTCGGCTCCACGGTGTCTCATCCCAACCTCGATCGACGGGCCTTGGAACGGCTGCGACGCAACGCAGACGATCTGGCGCGGAGAGCGGGCATCCACATGTCCGAAGCCGATCCGGATCATTGCGGCCGTGTTCTCGCCCTGGCCTTTCCCGATCGACTGGCCGTTCAACGTGGTTCGCCCGGCCGGTTTCAACTTCGCACGGGGACATCGGCGTGGATCGCTCCTTCCGACTCCCTGGCAAGCGAACGTTTCGTCGTGGCTGCCGATCTGGACGGCAAGCGCAAGGACGCCCGCATTCGTCTGGCCGCTCCGGTCGACGGCGACGATCTCGTGGACGTCTACTCGCATGAGGTCGAGGAGCGTCGTGAGTTCATGTGGACTGAGGATCGTTTGATGCAGCGACGAACGGTGCGGCTGGGTGGGATGGTGCTCGAGGAATCCGAACAGCGGGCCATGCCGGGACCGGACGCGACGGCAGCCGTCCTGGCACGCCTGAGAGATCGCAACCTCGAGGATCTGCCCTGGACGGATGCTGCACAGGGGCTGAGAGACCGGGTGGCGTTTCTCCGCGGATCTGAAGGGGATCACTGGCCCGACTGGTCGACGGCCGCGCTGGCCGAGACCCTCGAGGAGTGGCTGCTGCCGTACATAGGCCTCCCAACCGGATTCGATCGCTTCTACCGTCTCGATCTGGCTTCGATACTGCGAGGCACGTTGGGATACCCGCTCGCCGGCGAGATCGATCAGCTGGCCCCGAAAGAGATCGCACTACCGAGCGGCCGCAAGGCTCGTGTCGACTACGCAGACGGAGCTCCGCGAGTGGCGGTGAGGGTTCAGGAGATGTTCGGTTCGAGTGCCACGCCGATGGTCGGGCGCCGGCCCGTCATTCTGGAGTTGCTCTCCCCGGCAGGCAGGCCGCTGCAGATCACTACCGACCTGGGCGGGTTCTGGGCGGGGTCGTGGTCGGAAGTCAGGAAGGAGATGGCCGGGCGGTATCCCAAGCACGACTGGCCGCAAGACCCGGCGAATGCCACACCAAAGAGATGA
- a CDS encoding cupin domain-containing protein: MDTQPAATVIADLAAELEIPQDGTLSRVLYKDDNIRLVLFGFDTDQELTEHTASMPAILQVIRGRARVGLDDQVTTIVPGGWVHMEAHLPHSVLALEPTVLLLTLVRN, translated from the coding sequence ATGGACACCCAACCAGCAGCCACCGTAATCGCCGACCTCGCCGCCGAACTGGAGATACCGCAGGACGGAACCCTCAGCCGGGTTCTGTACAAAGACGACAACATCCGCCTCGTGCTGTTCGGTTTCGACACCGACCAGGAACTCACCGAGCACACGGCTTCGATGCCGGCAATCCTGCAGGTGATCAGAGGACGGGCCCGGGTGGGCCTCGACGATCAGGTGACCACCATCGTGCCGGGAGGGTGGGTCCACATGGAGGCTCATCTCCCGCACTCCGTCCTGGCACTCGAACCGACGGTGCTCCTCCTGACCCTTGTTCGCAACTGA
- a CDS encoding SDR family NAD(P)-dependent oxidoreductase, whose amino-acid sequence MADWNVAGKHILITGASAGIGKATALDLARRGAILTLAGRSESRTRKVIDEISGNGGSAGFLLVDLATPSSVKRASLEFLDRAEPLHVLINNAGVGGTRGITAEGFELAFATNHLGHHLLTRWLVPRLIECSPARLIVVASSVHHNVKQVNWKRIRKRTSSLFGVPEYRTSKLANILDARRWAQQLEGTGVDVHIVHPGLVASEIWRDLPLPMRKMFAGKGQTTEDGARTPIWAATSPDLEGASGGYYGNLTEKRISDLAADADLTDLLWESTEQWLADWLPPG is encoded by the coding sequence GTGGCTGACTGGAACGTAGCCGGCAAGCACATCCTGATCACGGGGGCCAGCGCCGGAATCGGCAAAGCCACGGCACTGGACCTTGCCCGCCGCGGCGCCATCCTCACCCTGGCGGGTCGATCGGAGTCGAGAACGCGGAAAGTCATCGACGAGATATCCGGAAACGGCGGCTCAGCCGGTTTCCTGCTCGTGGACCTTGCCACCCCCTCGTCCGTGAAGAGGGCGTCCCTGGAGTTCCTCGACCGCGCAGAACCCCTCCACGTGCTCATCAACAACGCCGGAGTCGGTGGGACCAGGGGCATCACAGCCGAAGGATTCGAACTTGCTTTCGCGACCAATCACCTAGGTCACCACCTCCTCACCAGATGGCTGGTGCCCCGTCTCATCGAGTGTTCTCCCGCCAGGTTGATCGTTGTTGCATCCTCGGTGCATCACAACGTCAAGCAGGTGAACTGGAAGAGGATCCGGAAACGGACATCTTCGTTGTTCGGTGTGCCCGAGTACCGGACTTCGAAGCTGGCCAACATCCTGGACGCCCGCCGGTGGGCTCAGCAACTCGAAGGAACCGGCGTCGACGTCCACATCGTCCACCCGGGCCTGGTTGCATCCGAGATCTGGCGGGACCTTCCCCTTCCAATGCGGAAGATGTTCGCCGGGAAGGGTCAGACCACCGAGGATGGGGCGCGTACCCCGATCTGGGCGGCCACGAGCCCCGACCTCGAGGGAGCCAGCGGCGGCTACTACGGCAATCTGACCGAAAAGCGAATCAGCGACCTGGCGGCCGACGCCGACCTGACCGACCTGCTGTGGGAAAGCACCGAGCAGTGGCTGGCCGATTGGCTGCCGCCGGGTTAA
- a CDS encoding carbon-nitrogen hydrolase family protein, producing the protein MRIAAAQTAPVWGDPEATAERVIQWIHRAAEDGVDLVAFGETFLSGYPFWVARTDGARWDDDDQKSAYAFYLKAAVGIDGPELQAVSSAVAETGVFTYLGVTERSSSRGTIYATLVGIDPSNGIVSAHRKLTPTYEERLVWGTGDGHGLQVHDLGRARVGGLNCWENWVPTARHALYAQGMDLHIAAWPGSVELTEDITRFIAKEGRCFVLSAGALLRPQDIPSDFPLREAALAGDGSYFYNGGSAVAGPDGNWIQEPVAGEERLVVANIDVAAVRGERQNFDAAGHYFRGDVFEVTIDRRRLDPATFAD; encoded by the coding sequence ATGCGTATTGCAGCAGCACAGACCGCGCCGGTTTGGGGTGACCCCGAAGCCACCGCCGAACGAGTAATCCAATGGATTCACCGGGCGGCCGAGGACGGTGTCGACCTCGTCGCCTTCGGGGAGACCTTCCTCTCCGGATATCCCTTCTGGGTTGCCCGCACCGACGGTGCTCGCTGGGATGACGACGACCAGAAGTCCGCGTACGCCTTCTACCTCAAAGCCGCGGTCGGAATCGACGGACCCGAACTCCAGGCCGTCTCGAGCGCAGTCGCCGAGACCGGTGTCTTCACCTATCTGGGAGTCACCGAACGCTCGTCCAGTCGGGGAACGATCTACGCGACACTCGTCGGCATCGATCCGTCGAACGGGATCGTATCGGCCCACCGCAAACTGACGCCGACCTACGAGGAACGCCTCGTGTGGGGAACGGGCGACGGCCACGGGCTGCAGGTCCATGATCTCGGTCGCGCCAGGGTCGGCGGCCTCAACTGCTGGGAGAACTGGGTCCCAACGGCGCGCCACGCCCTCTATGCGCAGGGGATGGACCTTCACATCGCCGCCTGGCCCGGCTCGGTCGAGCTGACCGAGGACATCACCCGCTTCATAGCGAAGGAAGGAAGGTGCTTCGTGCTGTCGGCGGGGGCGCTGCTGCGTCCCCAGGACATACCTTCCGACTTTCCACTCCGGGAAGCTGCCCTGGCCGGGGACGGGTCGTATTTCTACAACGGTGGTTCGGCCGTTGCCGGACCGGACGGGAACTGGATCCAGGAACCGGTTGCTGGTGAGGAGAGACTCGTGGTTGCCAACATCGATGTCGCCGCCGTCCGCGGTGAACGACAGAACTTCGACGCGGCCGGCCACTACTTTCGCGGGGATGTTTTCGAGGTCACGATCGATCGCCGTCGCCTCGATCCGGCGACCTTCGCCGACTGA